In Entelurus aequoreus isolate RoL-2023_Sb linkage group LG12, RoL_Eaeq_v1.1, whole genome shotgun sequence, the DNA window GACGTCCCTCAATCGGATGCTTTCTCGACAGGTGCTGCAGCATCGAACTTGTGCTATTGTGGTATGCGAGCTccactttgcaatgtttgcatACGACTGCGTTTTCCCTCGATTTTAGTGTGAAGTGTTCCAACACCTTAGACAACTTTTGTCGCTTCTTAATTCCCTCGTTTTGCTACGGCTCTTGTCCACTGCTTTCTGCGGCGTCAGCCATTGCGAATTATGTCGGCAAAAAAGTTTACTAAACTCAAGCATATTTAAAGGAGCGGTGTTGTGCAGCGCAGGGGGGCGTATGATCTGACATAAACACGCTGTGCGATACCTAAACAGTCCGTGCGAAACGTGAGTTTTGACTACTAAACGTggcaaaatgctgtaaaaaaaaagcaaacttaACGACGCCTCGAGGCAGCGAAAATTTCTTGAATATATTTTGTAGTCGAGTTACTcgaggaatcgtttcagctctaatgaatatatatgtgtgtgtgtgtgtgtgtgtgtgtgtgtgtgtgtgtgtgtgtgtgtgtgtgtgtgtgtgtgtgtgtgtgtgtgtgtgtgtgtgtgtatatatgtgtgtgtgtgtatgtatgcacatatatacgtatgtatgtatatgcacatatatatgtatgtatatgcatatgtatgtatgtatgtacgtatgcatttatatacagtatatatatgtatgcatatgtatgtatgtatgcatttatatatatatatgtatgtatgtatgtatgtatgcatttatatatatatatatatatgtatgcatatgtatgtatgtatgtatgcatttatatatgtatatatacatatatatatatatgtatgcatatgtatgtttgtacgtatgcatttatatttatatatatatgtatgcatatgtatgtatgtacatgcacgcatatatatgtatgcacgtatgtcaatgcacatttatatgcacgtatgtatatatgtatatacacacacagctaaaaaaaaaaaaaaagttagcactctgACCGTTTtcatttgtcaagtaaaaaaatgtgtgtgtgtgtgtgtgtgtgtatatatatatgtatatgtgtgtgtgtgtatatgtatgcacatatatatgtatgtatgtatatgcacatatatatgtatgtatatgcatatgtatgtatgtacgtatgcatttatatacagtatatatatgtatgcatttatatatatatatatatatatatatatatatatatatgtatgcatatgtatgtttgtacgtatgcatttatatttatatatatatgtatgcatatgtatgtatgtacatgcacgcatatatatgtatgcacgtatgtctatgcacatttatatgcacgtatgtatatatatatatacacacacagctaaaaaaaaataaaaaaagttagcactctgACCGttttcatttgtcaagtaacaaaatatttgacgccgaGCTGtctatccatcccatccattttctactgcttatatctgcaaaattagcaaaaaagctagaaTGCCAATATTAGATTGCTAGCAATTGTTCCACCAGCTATTAAAAAAATTGCTTCGGACAGCCCGGTCTAGACGATGCGCTTGTATTACAATAGAAAACATCCTTTTAATCTTTCTTATCTGTGAGTTTGGCTGCTGTGCCATGTGTTCAGGTGAAGGCCAACTCTGTGAAGCAAGAGTTTGAGAAGCAGGACGAGCTGAAGCGCTCAGCAATGCGAGCCGTCGTGGCGCTATTGACAATCCCCGAGGCCGAGAAGTCGCCGCTCATGTCCGAGTTCCAGTCGCAGATCTCGTCCAATCAGGAGCTGGCCGCCATCTTTGACTCCATCCAGAGGGACTCCAGCTCGGCCAACATGGAGTCCATGGACACCAGCTAAAGACGCAAGTTCCCGCAATGCAACACGGCACCAACACCCCAGCTGCTGGAGCGCTAACCCCGCAGCATGTTTCCATGACAAcaggacacacgcacacactcgtaGTGACACACCCTTTTTTCCTAGCGATCGGTCGTTCCCATGATGCATTGCACTGACAAGAGCGGCCCCCACACGGACAAAACGGATGAAGACGAagaacaagtaaaaaaaatgttaattgaGAAGATTGGAAGCTCctcccacttcctgtttgttttgttCTGGTGAGTTGTTTTCATTGTGGCTTTTCTTTTTGGTTCTTTTGGCAACTGGAGAACAGCTGCTGTGACCTGATTGGCCGCTGCTGGCTGATTGACAGTTGGCGTGTTACAAACTGATCAATGCCTGAGGACTTTTAGTTTTTTCTCTCTTGGATGGCGGCGATGGCAGCCAGCGGGAAACTTGTGAGGCGGGCGGTTCTCTTTTTGGACCAATCGGCTACGTTTTCCTCTGATTCAACAAACTCGCCCTCAACCCCGCCGCTCCTGGGAAGTAGGGAAGGAAGGATTGTTGGACCTGACTGGATCCTTCTGATCACCACAGTAACGTTGTTGTCAAAGTAGGCAAACATGAATCAAATATTTGATCCCGTTTGCTGATCAAACTGGGACTGGTGTGCTTGACTGGTTTGAACTGGTGACATTGCTTGTCATCTGGTCCAGTATGACCTCCACAGTCTGCTCTTACTGATCGCCCAAAAGAAATAAAGGTCCATTTCTGCCTGCCTTCATCATGACTCctccttttatatttttatagtttTACATGAATAAACATTACTTGTACCTCTCATCAAACCGCTGCCTTCCTCCTATCTTTGTCATCAATGTTCATGTCTGCTTTAATCTGATCGACTGCGGTTCTAAGAAGTGATCTAGTCTCCTAGCAACCACTAAATTGTGTGCATGTGAGCATGCTGATCATTTCCTCTTCCAAGCTGTGAAACATTACAAAGATAAGGGAGAGTAAAAAgttaagttgtaaaaaaaaaactgaagttaAGGTGTTAAATGATGatccaggacaaaaaataaagatGAAGTCTATTTTTATATGTGAACCTTGACAACtacacacaaacaggaagtgtgtgtgttaaAGGAAGCTTGGGAGGAGGGAGGAGGGTCTCTATTCTTGGTGACTTCTTCCTGTTTGGGTGTGGCTTCACAACACTTAAATGTGCCTGAATTTGTCCTGCTGCGCACACATTATTGCCTCTGTCGCGCTCTGTTTTTGCAATGTCATTTATTTCAAACTAACACAAAATATCTTGTCTCGCTGCTTGGTCGTGGTAATTTTGGCGAAGTCTATTTCCGTTGTTGCcttttagtttgaaaaaaaaaacgcgGAAGTTGTATTTATCACGTAGCTTGACGTGAGCTGTGGAGGGAGCGGCTCTGGTCGAGCGACGTTAGCACagcagaggagagagagagagggcagtGGATGACGGTGAGTGCTTCTTgtccttttttttctccttctcGTCTTTTGGTCGTATTCCCCTTCGTGGCCATGTTGTCGTAGACAAACATGACAGCCCCGCTCAGTCTGGGCTGGGCGGGCatggggggtggggttggggggggggtgaaGCCGAGTCGAACTGGGGCCGGTTTGCGGAAGCGAGACGCGAACACACACTTTCCACACgaacacacactttgacagacaTGTCTTCGCCCTGATAAGTCATTTTATCGACATGATGGCGGCCGGGCTGTAAAGATCCTCACAGCGGGGCCCGCAGTGCGAGCTGGCCGACCAGGAGAGCTTCTATGGCGGCTAGAAAGACAGGAAGTAACTTGTTGTCTTCATACTGCGTGTGTGGGCGTGTGCGACTGTGTTTAGTCCTGTCACGCGCACGCGCACATGTCCAATTCCTCTACCTGGCCACACCTAAGCTGACTGTGAGTGTGTGAGCGTGCGGCGTTCAGGGTCCGGCAAGTTGAAGATGACGATGATGCGTTCAGGGCCTGTAGGACAAAGCAGCGATTTCGTCAACCACTCTGGTTTTTTTCTTTTGACCAAAATGAACATTTATTAGCCGACGATATCTCATCACCATGGTAACCACATTGACACCGTGCGTTATGTTGCATCTTGTTACTGCACACAAGTGGAAGACGACGAGGCGTTCGGGGACTGTAGTACAATGCATACATTTCACCCAGCGTTCTTTCTTTCCCCTCATTTATTAGCTGACACTGTGCACTCTTATTTCATCACCATGGTAACCAAGCACAGACACACAGCGGCCATGCAACAGTCACATTCCATGCTATTGACCTCATTACCAGCTGTGCATGTGACCTGAATCAGGGAGCAGgaggtgtgtgtgttttttacagGTGTGCTGGAGCAGTGGGCGGGGCTTATACCGAGTAACTGCTCCCTCTCCCTcactgagtgtgtttgtgtgtgtgtgcagacagCAGGTGAAGATGCGTGAATACAAGCTGGTGGTCTTAGGGTCTGGTGGTGTTGGCAAGTCTGCTTTGGTATGGAGCACACACACATATGGCTATACTTACTGTATAAGAAATTGTcttaagtgtgtaagtgtgtgtgtgtgtgtagacggtGCAGTTTGTCCAGGGTATCTTTGTGGAGAAGTACGACCCCACGATAGAAGATTCCTACAGGAAGGTGAGACAGTGAAGGCATCAACAACACATTTAAATCCCagctaattttatttgttattttttcattgtgtgtgtgtgtttgcatgtacaGCAAGTGGAGGTGGATGGTCAACAGTGCATGTTGGAGATCTTGGACACGGCAGGAACAGTAAGTaagcacacacgaacacacacaatgTAGGAATTGCGCGTGTCAAAACGACAGCGGGATATGTTGTTGCGGTGGTTTAGGAGCAGTTCACGGCCATGCGTGATCTCTACATGAAGAACGGCCAAGGCTTCGCTCTGGTCTACTCCATCACGGCTCAGTCCACCTTCAACGATCTTCAAGACCTCAGAGAGCAGATCCTCAGGGTCAAGGACACTGATGATGTACGCACAAGCACGCACGCGATGTTGACACTTGCTGGCCAGGCCGCGCTCCGGCAGACGCCTATGAAACAATGTGTGCGCTTGTAGGTTCCGATGATCCTGGTGGGCAACAAGTGTGACCTGGAGGTGGAGCGCGTGGTGGCCAAAGAGTCAGGGGTGGGCCTCGCTCGCCAATGGAACTCCTGCGTCTTCCTGGAGACGTCAGCCAAGAGCAAGATCAACGTCAACGAGGCGagcagacacgcacacacacaatgcatGCCACCAACTTTATATCTcactgtgtttatgtgtgtgtagatCTTCTATGACCTGGTGAGACAGATCAACAGGAAAAGCCCACTTCCTGGAAGAACTCGCAAAAAGTCCACTTGTCAGCTCCTCTAATCCCAGgtgtgtataaacacacacacacactcacacacatgcacTAATAAAACACACTGTGTTTGCAGCTCTGCGCTCGCCGGACCAACAACCAATCCTAGGACATCTTCCAACCTGCCCCGCCCCCGTGAAAACACACACCATCAACATGGACCACCTCAGACCTCTGACCCCTTCCCTGTTGCCTTGGAAACTTCAAAAGACTGTGACgacgataatgatgatgatgtctGGTGTCTTCTCGATGTCTCTTTTGTCTTTTTCTATATGACACACGGCCtccaacatggtgtgtgtgtggtgatgataatgatgattgtTATGTGAAACAATAAGAGTCATTTCAAGTTTTATTTTGTAGCAGATTCTGGCGTCAGCTCACCATTGAGAGCTAACATTATTTAGCCTGGCAGTGTGTTGGCAGTATTACGAACAAGTACAAGTTTTGCGAGCTAAGCTAGCAAagatggttttaaaaaaaaaaaagtattcttgGTGTATCTTATAACTGGCTAGCATGTTAGCCATTAGTCAGTACAGAAGAAGCACTTTAAAGTCTTAAatgtaaaaatagtgttttttaggGTGGCATTCCTGCATATGACCACTAGGGGGATACAGTGGGGGAACCTGTTAGTATAACGTGACGGTGGGTGAGCTGACCCCAGATCTGCTCGCTTGACTCGGTGGTGTCATTATTAGCATGGCTGAAGATTGTTGAAGCCACAAAAAGCCTTTCAATGTCTGTCTGATGTAGCATGTTCATGTGTCACCTCCAGGAGGCGCTGTAGCAGTGAGCATGTCTGTTTTGCAGCTGGAGCTAACTAGCGCCGTTAGCATGCTTAGGAGCTGTAGGGAGCCTTTGTGGCCGCAAGGGGGCAGCAAGTCCACACCGACTGGTCCTGTTAACCAGCGCCAACACAGCCCCGCCCACTCAGTGTCGGCAGATTGTCTTTCAACTTTGACCTCGGTTCAAAATCCGCCTCGTTAAAGGAGGCCAGAGTTTAGTTTACGTTCTTTTGCTGCATGTTTGTGTTGTCTGCTGGACTCAAGAACGTTCTACACGGGTTCCCAACAgcagctgggggggggggggggcggggtgggggggtttgAAGCCAAATGTAAAGTCCAAACTAAAAAGCCTTAAATGAATAAAAGTGGTGCAATTTTGTAACAGCGACATCATGTGGCGTGTGGATGTAGTGCACTTAGACGCAGACAAGGAGTTGAAAGGATCAGAGTCGTCCTGCGCATGCGTAAATCCTGTCTGCTGCCATGACAACGGCCGTGGCTCGTCTTTGACTGTCAAGTCGCCACGATGAAGCGTCCTGTGAATGCTTTAATCAAACACGCAACAGCACCTGGTTGCCAAAGTTACCGCCCGCCGAGCGCTTCACTCATCGCGCCACTTCCGGTCAGCAGCAGCAGCGGAAAACATGTCGGTAAGCGgagctgttagcattagcatcgcGGCGCTAACGGAGCCTGCTAGCGCGCTAGCTCTTGTTAGCACCAAAGTTTTGTTTGTGACCATTAACGCACCTGAACACACCTGTGTGATTGTGTAACGCGTAGTGACGCACTTCGCGCACTCAATGTTGACAAAttagacaaaagtatttggcgtGTCCATGTTTATATAAGTGCAATGTCAACACATATCTTCACataataacagtcatattaatgAGTAAGTGTTGTTTGTTGAGTACCAGAAGAGTTCTCGACGTTGTAGAAGTGATTCCCCTGAGAAGAGCATCTCTTTGTCCTACCCGCGCCCAGACCTGAAGGGTAAGTATACATGGGTGGGGGCGGGGCCAAGAAAACCTTTGGATTAGGTCTCATTGCTTCGACCAATCAGCTTACAGCAGAAGAGAAGTCAGGAAGAGACACAGTTCTGGTGGCCCAACGAAGGCCAGTGTCCAGGCTGCTCACAACAAAGCGCCCCCTGCTGTTCCAGACCCCCACCAACACAAAGCCTCAGAACCACCTGTGGAACTTGGACCCCCAGCAGGGCCACGTGGTGAGTGAGCGTCACGTGACACGGTTGTCAatcaaatgtaacatgtttaaaaTGTCTCTCTAGAGAAGCCCCGCCCCGCAATGATTGATGGCCAGTCGCAGACCAGCGGCCGTCATGGGCATGACCCTTCAGCCAATGAGGTCAGCTGTCATtttgatgggttttttttaaatttatttttgctTCAATCTTGCAACGCAACATCCACTCACTGCAGAGTCTTCATGGTCTACGCCGCAAGACGGAGCCGAGGTCGACAAGTGAAAGGTTGGATTGGAGCAGGAAGGAAGACGCTGGTCGTTCTCCGCTGCTGAGGGCACAGCAGGTGAGCTGCAGTACAGCCACATCACCACTAGGCGGTGCTAAAGAGAACATGTGCCTGTTAGACGCTCCGCACGGGCGTCAGAACGCACCCCATTGCCATGGATACGGAGTACCGCCGCAGCTTCCAGGGCGAACCTCTGCCTCGTGGGCCCCGTCTACGGAAACATGTGGAACATCAGCAGAGGCTTCCGCCCTTCTATGTACACACGGtacgctctcacacacacacacacacacacacaccatcatcatcggcggtcactcaaacgagtatgacgatcctcctggtaggggtgtatccctttatggaggatgcctgtgcgtgacttagtttaacggggggagactggtgcacagacagtcaccacacgatccttgacagaatcgggtcagggtccagtggcatggagtccaagacgactggggacccttttctgctgcagccttctaccgccatcgcagccgttgtggtagtacttaaatctaccgtcttccgcctgctccgccgttgaggtcttcaccgtatccctggctaggaggcagtcaggtactataggcctttgccaagggccacctggggtaacagtagtaaaggggttaacctcctggtgccccaagaccccatagaggagcctccactgccggatgcactttaacgtcatgcccaggacacacacacacacacacacactcagcaagATGGCGTCTGTTGTTGCtcatgttgtttttcatcagaggATTAAGAAAAAGAGGGAGGAGTGTGACAGGAAGCCCTGCCCCCAACATGGCGTCCCCCTCCAGCAGAAGGATACCAATTATCCTCCTCACAGAAgacaaaggtgtgtgtgtgtgtgtgtgtgtgtgtgtgtgtgtgtgtgtgtgagaaggaGTGTGAGACGAGCTGGTGATgattagagtgtgtgtgtgtgtgacaggaagCTGACAGAATACGAAATCAACTTTCGCCCCCCTCTCCACAAGATGGCCAAAGGAGACGGACACACAGACCACACCCCTCAGGTGGGTCCTGTCACATGACCTCGAGGAGCTTGTATGACTTGATGAGTCAGCACACGTCGCGACACAAACCAAAGTTATTCAAACCACAGCGCTTCCTTTCACAGAAGTGtctcactctctcacacacacacacacacacacacacacacacacacacacacacacacacacacacacacacacacacacacacacatacatgtcttgcctactttgtgtggacccacgtttggttagtaggttgtgagggcccccctttccactatagctagaatgatgaaaaaaatatatctagcactagatgggagtagagagttgcaacctcacttcagaatgcaaaacacacaaagtaaaaaaaaatattttacttctgtagttgtgaggaccaggcaaatgtcctcacaacacacacacacacacacacacacacacacacacacacacacacacatggcatCAGgtgtgtcttaaaaaaaaaaaaaggtctcgtTCTCGACGCTGCTCATCATCGAAactccacttcctgtttgagGTGCGGTGTAGGTGACGTGGAGTCAGAGTGGGACATTTACGAGAAGTCTGGTGAGCCATGGAAACGGCTCAGTCACTTCTAGGAACCTCCATTTGGGTCACTTCCTGCCGATGTGTGTCAAGCCCTCTCACCGTGCGATGTGTCCAGGTGATGGCACTGAGGCAGAAGGCCTTGTGGTACCGCCGCCGGGCATGGGGGACCCACTTCTCCAGAGACCACCTGAGCCAGCTGGTGTCCGAGCACAACGTCCTGTGGGAGCCCACCGTGACCACTGAGGACAGCCCGTGCGACGCCGTCTCCGACCCTTGCCCCGCTTTAGTACGTGGCAGCAGCAGTCCCTGCGTGGAGGCGCTGGACCTCCCCAGGTAGGGGGCGGAGCCTCGTGCACCACCTCAGCACTTTCTCAGCCTATCTGGACTCACTTTGTGTCCTCAGCCGCTCTAGCGTGTGCAGCCCTGCCTCGCCTAGACCGCCACACACTCCGACCGGGCCCGCCCTCAAAGACCACGCCGGCACCCAGACTGAAAGCAAGATGGCGTGGGTAGCGGAAAAAGACGACGAAACGGATGAGTACGTTGACATTCAGTTAGGCTCCGCCCCCGTGTGGTGACatcactgtatgtgtgtgtgtgtgtgtgaagagagGAAGGGCGTTTGCCTACTCCAAACATGAAGATGCAGAGGACTCATCATGACATCACCACACCTGCCACAggtacgctcacacacacaaagttAAAAAGTCTGACTTCTTAGCTGCATATGTCCACCAGGGGGCGCCATCCTAGTGGGAAGGCTGAAAGGGGAAGAAAACTGCACCTGCAATCAGGTGAGCGCCCGTGCGAACAGGTGAGCGCGCATGTGACACCGGGTTAGTCACGCCGAGGTCTCGCTTTCTCCCCAGGGGTGTGGCGCAGACGTCTCCACGGCAGCCGGCAAAGCCATGCCTACTGCGGCGTGGCCTGACTGCAACGCGTACCCCCGTGGCCCCTCCCCCCTGCAGAAGTCCAAAGCAATCAGGTCCAGACTGAGCAGCCCGGCGCCCTTGCAGCACTGCCTGAAAGGCCGCCTGAGACACGCTGACTTCCAGCACAACGGTGAGCGCCGCCACGCTTCACGCGTCCTGTCAAGCCGGTCTCGCTAACCCCGGTCCGTCTCCTCAGGTGACTTGGGTGTGAGGTTCCGAGATCTCTCCAGAGCCAGCCTCTACTCTAACGAAGGTgaccccctcccctccccacacacacacacacacacctctactCCCCCACGTTTTCCCGCCACTCACTAACGCCATCCTGTCACCTAGACGACCGCATGTCCGTGATGTCCTGCCGCTCGGCGGCGTCCTGCTCGGAGGCGTCGGCGGTGCTGGAGCGCGCTCAGAGGAGACAGGAGGACTTTTGGGAAAAGTGTTGAGACGTCGTCATGGAAACCAGCCTTTACTGAATAAAAAACATTGAAGTAGACCCGTTTGCGTGTGATCCGTTTGTCCGTGGTTGTCTTTGTGACGCCAGCAGGTGAGTAGAAAAGTCCACAACGTGACATAACTTCCTCTTCCTCGTCAATCAGCCCGATCAAATATTGTCTCGGCCtgctgatgtcacttcctgtgcacACACCTCACAAATAAAAGTCCTCCACATGCGTGTTTTATGTGGCGTGAGCACACAATAAGTCACGTCATGTGAAGACGGACGTGGTCAAGCGGCGCGCTACTTATGTCTCACATGATGGAAATGATTATTGCTTGCGCAAACATCAGTACTGCACACATGCGCGCCCGCGTcgggaaacaggaagtgatgtaatCGCTCCAATTAAATTAATGACAAAACATTTGTCGTCACACTTTGACGCTTAATTTCCTCACAGTGACAGTAAACACCACCACtgacctctgtgtgtgtgtgtgtgtgtgtgtgtgtgtgtgtgtgtgtgtgtgtgtttggggttTTTTGGTTGTCCTATATTTGTGCGGGGGGGCGGAGGCTTGGCGCGTATAAAGACGAGGAGCGCCGCTGCGTCTTCACATCAACTCACACCACAACTTTGTGAACTCTTCACTTTTCCACCTTCTTCTACGCTCAAAGTGTTTTTGCGCCATGAAGGTCGCCGCTGCGCTCGTCTCCTTCCGCCAGCTCGCCGTCGTCCTCGTGCTGCTCATTGGCTGGGCCCAGCGGACGGAGGCGGGGCCTGCCCCCCGACCACTCAGCAAGCCACTGAGAAGCCCGCACACATACCAAGCTGCGCAGGAAGTGTCCCTACACGTGAGTTCCCGCCACCGCCATCGCGGACGTGTCGCTGACGTGTCCTGAACGTGTCCTTAATGTCCGAGCAGGCTCAGAGTTTAGAGACGCCGGACGAGACCAGCATCCGCCTCAACCCCGATTTTAGCAGCAAACGGGTGAGAAACGCTCCGCTCGTCACATTTCCGCCTTCCGCCAGGCCCTGACCTTTGACCCTTCTCCCCCAGGACGGCGTGCCCCTTTGTTGCCTCCACGCCTACATCCTGGACTTCTACCTGCGCAACATCTTCGCACACCGTGACAACCAGCATCCCAAACTGCACCAGCTGCACGCCGACCTGGCCCACGTGAGCCAGGACCTGAAGGCCCACCATGGCTGCGTGAGTGCACGTGCACGTGCACTAACGCTAATACCACCGACTGACCGTTGCCGCCTTTCTCCTTCCAGATTGTCAAGCACTACGAGGACCATCAGCCCGCCGTGGAGTTCCGCAACAAGCTGGCCATGGTAAGCGTCGCCCTTCAAAATaagagatgatgatgatgaaggggAGACCtcaacgagtgtgtgtgtgtgtcagatggACAACGAGCGTGGCGTCAACAAAGCGCTGGGAGAGGTGGAGATGCTCTTCTCCAATCTTCAGGACAGCTGTGTGAGCACTTAATGACCGCCGTGAACaacttttatactttttatttatttattcatgctttatttaaTTGGATCATTATTTATTCATTGATGCCAGCTGTTACCATGGAGACCAAGATGTTACTGTCTAATAAAGCTTGCCCCtcacaactgaaaaaaaaaaaaaagtgtgtctgtGTCATGCAATGGAAAACTTGCCTCGTGAGTACACTTCAATAAGTGTGTACTTAGTGTGTGGAAGTTAATCACTTATCTTTTTCTTCTCGCCCTAATGGTGAagttagtccaggggtcggcaacccgcggctctagagccgcatgcggctctttagcgccgccctagtggctctcaggagcttttttaaaaatgtataaaaaatggaaaaagatgaggaaaaaaaacagtttttgttttaatatggtttccgtaggaggacaaacatgacgcaaacctccctaattgttataaagcacactgtttatattaaacatgcttcactgattcgagtatttggcgagcgccgttttgtcctactaattttggcggtccttgaactcaccgtagtttgtttacaagtataactttctccgactttctaggacaggggtcggcaacccaaaatgttgaaagagccatattggaccaaaaatacaaaaacaaatctgtctggagccgcaaaaaattaaaagccatattacatacagatagtgtgtcatgagatataaattgaattaagatgacttaaaggaaactaaatgagctcaaatatagctacaaatgaggcataatgctgcaatgtgtacatatagctagcctaaatagcatgttagcatcgattagcttgcagtcatgcactgaccaaatatgtctgactagcactccacacaagtcaataacatcaacaaaactcacctttgtgcattcacgcacaacgttaaaa includes these proteins:
- the mdm1 gene encoding nuclear protein MDM1 isoform X2 is translated as MSKSSRRCRSDSPEKSISLSYPRPDLKAYSRREVRKRHSSGGPTKASVQAAHNKAPPAVPDPHQHKASEPPVELGPPAGPREKPRPAMIDGQSQTSGRHGHDPSANESLHGLRRKTEPRSTSERLDWSRKEDAGRSPLLRAQQTLRTGVRTHPIAMDTEYRRSFQGEPLPRGPRLRKHVEHQQRLPPFYVHTRIKKKREECDRKPCPQHGVPLQQKDTNYPPHRRQRKLTEYEINFRPPLHKMAKGDGHTDHTPQVMALRQKALWYRRRAWGTHFSRDHLSQLVSEHNVLWEPTVTTEDSPCDAVSDPCPALVRGSSSPCVEALDLPSRSSVCSPASPRPPHTPTGPALKDHAGTQTESKMAWVAEKDDETDEEEGRLPTPNMKMQRTHHDITTPATGGAILVGRLKGEENCTCNQGCGADVSTAAGKAMPTAAWPDCNAYPRGPSPLQKSKAIRSRLSSPAPLQHCLKGRLRHADFQHNGDLGVRFRDLSRASLYSNEDDRMSVMSCRSAASCSEASAVLERAQRRQEDFWEKC
- the mdm1 gene encoding nuclear protein MDM1 isoform X1, which encodes MSYQKSSRRCRSDSPEKSISLSYPRPDLKAYSRREVRKRHSSGGPTKASVQAAHNKAPPAVPDPHQHKASEPPVELGPPAGPREKPRPAMIDGQSQTSGRHGHDPSANESLHGLRRKTEPRSTSERLDWSRKEDAGRSPLLRAQQTLRTGVRTHPIAMDTEYRRSFQGEPLPRGPRLRKHVEHQQRLPPFYVHTRIKKKREECDRKPCPQHGVPLQQKDTNYPPHRRQRKLTEYEINFRPPLHKMAKGDGHTDHTPQVMALRQKALWYRRRAWGTHFSRDHLSQLVSEHNVLWEPTVTTEDSPCDAVSDPCPALVRGSSSPCVEALDLPSRSSVCSPASPRPPHTPTGPALKDHAGTQTESKMAWVAEKDDETDEEEGRLPTPNMKMQRTHHDITTPATGGAILVGRLKGEENCTCNQGCGADVSTAAGKAMPTAAWPDCNAYPRGPSPLQKSKAIRSRLSSPAPLQHCLKGRLRHADFQHNGDLGVRFRDLSRASLYSNEDDRMSVMSCRSAASCSEASAVLERAQRRQEDFWEKC
- the LOC133661426 gene encoding ras-related protein Rap-1b, with the translated sequence MREYKLVVLGSGGVGKSALTVQFVQGIFVEKYDPTIEDSYRKQVEVDGQQCMLEILDTAGTEQFTAMRDLYMKNGQGFALVYSITAQSTFNDLQDLREQILRVKDTDDVPMILVGNKCDLEVERVVAKESGVGLARQWNSCVFLETSAKSKINVNEIFYDLVRQINRKSPLPGRTRKKSTCQLL